One Ardenticatenales bacterium genomic region harbors:
- a CDS encoding polyprenyl synthetase family protein produces MQTAQLDVKKADAIDIFEPIQAQLQQVEARMREMTVIAHPALVSALQYLLQSGGKRARPAVTLLTGDAMKAPEAALIDLAGAVELLHTASLVHDDIIDGALLRRGVSTLNATWSPGATILTGDFIFARAAQLAAATGSVRVMSLFAQCLMTICNGELNQLFEGRSGERERQAYYDRIYAKTASLFSLAGEAAAVLATDDEGVIAEMRRFGEKLGMAFQIVDDILDFVGKETAVGKPLGSDLRQGLVTLPTLYFLEQYPEDDRVVSVLNGHKRDPERLAQALAAVRESEAISLALAEARDFVNEARRSLRIMPASSQRDALESLAEYIVARDL; encoded by the coding sequence ATGCAAACCGCACAACTTGACGTGAAAAAAGCAGACGCAATCGACATCTTTGAGCCTATTCAGGCGCAATTGCAGCAGGTGGAAGCGCGCATGCGCGAGATGACCGTTATCGCGCATCCGGCCCTGGTGTCGGCCTTGCAATATCTGCTACAGAGCGGTGGCAAACGCGCCCGCCCGGCGGTGACGCTGCTCACCGGCGACGCCATGAAAGCACCGGAAGCGGCGCTCATTGATCTGGCCGGCGCGGTGGAATTGCTGCATACGGCCAGCCTGGTGCATGACGACATCATCGACGGGGCGTTGCTGCGGCGCGGTGTCAGCACCCTGAATGCTACCTGGTCTCCGGGGGCCACCATTCTCACCGGCGACTTCATTTTTGCCCGCGCCGCGCAGTTGGCCGCCGCCACGGGCAGTGTGCGTGTCATGTCGCTGTTCGCCCAATGCCTGATGACGATTTGCAATGGCGAATTGAACCAGCTTTTTGAGGGGCGCAGCGGTGAACGGGAGCGTCAGGCGTATTATGATCGCATTTATGCCAAAACGGCGTCGCTGTTTTCTCTGGCCGGCGAGGCTGCCGCGGTTCTGGCAACGGACGACGAGGGGGTGATCGCGGAAATGCGCCGCTTTGGGGAAAAATTGGGCATGGCCTTTCAGATCGTGGACGATATTCTCGATTTTGTGGGCAAGGAAACGGCGGTGGGGAAGCCGCTGGGGAGTGATTTGCGCCAGGGGCTGGTGACGCTGCCCACGCTCTATTTCCTGGAGCAATACCCTGAGGATGATCGCGTGGTGAGTGTGCTGAATGGGCACAAACGGGACCCGGAACGACTGGCGCAGGCATTGGCGGCGGTGCGGGAGTCGGAAGCGATTTCGCTGGCGCTGGCGGAGGCGCGGGATTTTGTGAATGAGGCGCGTCGTTCTTTGCGGATAATGCCGGCATCCTCCCAACGAGACGCTCTGGAATCCCTGGCCGAATACATCGTAGCCCGCGACCTCTAA
- a CDS encoding glycosyltransferase family 2 protein: MPPSAPHSPIDLSIIIVSWNVRDLLRRCLHAIRDNAGELNLDIIVVDSASSDGSAEMVAREFPHVHLIPCAENVGFPRGNNIGLIQAAGRYLMLLNPDTEVIGDALPRLVAYLDAHPDVGMIGPQLRNSDGSVQSSRRRFPTLLTAFFESTWLQPYAPAAILRRYYAEDIPDDQIADVDWLVGAAIMTRREVVGQIGDMDEAYFMYSEELDWCRRVKAAGWRVVYFPAAQIMHHVGKSSEQAVTARHVNFQRAKLRYFQKYHGRAAALMLRLFLLNSYAGQLGLEAAKGLLGHRRALRWQRVRSYWQVLRSGLPPAG; the protein is encoded by the coding sequence ATGCCTCCTTCCGCGCCACACAGTCCCATCGATCTCTCCATCATCATCGTCAGTTGGAACGTGCGTGACCTGCTGCGCCGTTGCCTTCATGCCATCCGGGACAACGCAGGCGAGCTAAACCTGGACATCATCGTCGTGGACAGCGCCTCCAGTGACGGCAGCGCCGAAATGGTCGCCCGCGAATTCCCCCACGTTCACCTCATCCCCTGCGCCGAAAACGTGGGCTTCCCCCGTGGCAACAACATCGGCCTGATCCAGGCCGCAGGCCGCTACCTTATGCTGCTGAACCCGGACACGGAAGTCATCGGCGACGCCCTGCCGCGCCTCGTCGCCTACCTCGACGCCCACCCTGACGTGGGCATGATTGGTCCCCAGTTGCGCAACAGCGATGGCTCCGTCCAATCCTCCCGCCGCCGTTTTCCCACCCTCCTCACCGCCTTCTTTGAATCCACCTGGCTGCAACCCTACGCACCCGCCGCCATCCTGCGCCGCTACTACGCCGAGGACATCCCCGACGACCAGATCGCCGACGTGGACTGGCTCGTCGGCGCGGCCATCATGACGCGGCGCGAGGTTGTGGGGCAGATAGGGGACATGGACGAAGCGTACTTCATGTACTCCGAAGAATTGGACTGGTGCCGGCGCGTCAAGGCCGCCGGATGGCGCGTGGTCTACTTCCCCGCCGCGCAAATCATGCACCACGTCGGCAAGAGCAGCGAACAAGCCGTCACGGCGCGGCACGTCAACTTCCAACGCGCCAAACTGCGCTATTTCCAAAAGTACCACGGACGGGCCGCCGCCCTCATGCTGCGCCTTTTCTTGCTAAACAGCTACGCCGGGCAGCTTGGGTTGGAAGCAGCCAAAGGACTCCTCGGCCACCGCCGCGCCCTGCGCTGGCAGCGGGTCCGATCCTATTGGCAGGTGTTGCGTTCCGGTCTGCCGCCCGCCGGGTAA
- a CDS encoding glycosyltransferase family 4 protein: MEGGVGAFTQELARALAALGHDVTIFTNSRARPPDTPRRLNLLRQPVELAFAHLYPRAYRWRWRDVGLLADLVMEKELDVVNIQYQAAAYNMRHPAINLAPWRLKGLVPTVVTFHDLRVPYLFPKAGPLRRLAVRRMAADAHGVIATNRADADALAAWGIAATVIPIGSNITATTPAPTAIADLRHRLGLAPDDLLLGYFGFLNPSKGADTLLTALAACPPHTHLVFIGGRTGASDPTTNQAFFAELDDLITRLDLGARVHWTGFVPEAAVSTYLHAADLMVMPYRDGVSLRRGTLMAVLAHGRPLITTEPGSPTPELVHGENVWFVPANAPHLLAQAIQTLAAHPDWRDRLGHGAHQLADPFTWDKIAAQTAAYLRQMVARR, encoded by the coding sequence ATGGAAGGCGGGGTGGGTGCGTTTACGCAAGAATTGGCGCGGGCGTTGGCCGCCCTGGGTCACGACGTGACCATCTTTACCAACAGCCGCGCCCGCCCGCCAGACACGCCGCGCCGCCTCAACCTGCTGCGGCAACCCGTGGAATTGGCGTTTGCCCACCTGTATCCGCGCGCGTACCGTTGGCGCTGGCGGGATGTGGGGCTGCTGGCCGACCTGGTGATGGAAAAAGAGTTGGATGTGGTGAACATCCAATACCAGGCGGCAGCCTATAACATGCGCCATCCGGCTATCAATCTGGCCCCCTGGCGGCTGAAAGGATTGGTTCCCACGGTAGTTACATTCCACGACTTGCGCGTGCCCTACCTGTTCCCCAAAGCGGGACCGCTGCGCCGTCTGGCGGTGCGCCGGATGGCCGCCGACGCGCATGGCGTGATTGCCACCAATCGCGCCGACGCGGACGCGCTGGCGGCGTGGGGGATTGCCGCAACCGTGATTCCCATTGGCAGCAACATTACGGCGACGACGCCCGCGCCGACGGCCATCGCCGACCTGCGTCACCGGTTGGGGCTTGCGCCGGACGATCTGCTGCTAGGGTATTTTGGCTTCCTCAACCCCAGCAAGGGGGCGGATACGCTGCTGACGGCCCTGGCCGCTTGCCCGCCGCATACGCATCTGGTTTTTATCGGTGGGCGCACGGGAGCCAGCGATCCGACCACCAATCAGGCGTTTTTCGCCGAACTGGACGACCTGATCACGCGGCTTGACCTGGGCGCGCGCGTGCATTGGACGGGGTTTGTTCCCGAAGCGGCGGTTTCCACGTACTTGCACGCGGCGGACTTGATGGTGATGCCGTATCGGGATGGCGTCTCGCTGCGGCGGGGGACGTTGATGGCGGTGTTGGCGCATGGCCGCCCGTTGATTACGACGGAGCCGGGCAGCCCGACGCCGGAGTTGGTGCATGGGGAGAATGTGTGGTTTGTGCCGGCAAATGCCCCCCACCTCCTCGCGCAAGCCATCCAAACCCTGGCCGCCCACCCGGATTGGCGCGACCGCCTGGGCCACGGCGCGCACCAACTGGCCGACCCGTTCACCTGGGACAAAATCGCCGCCCAGACCGCCGCCTATTTGCGCCAGATGGTTGCCCGGCGCTGA
- a CDS encoding PD40 domain-containing protein translates to MNQLLHAPHSRPQRHARLGWLALCLLLCAVACQGAATTPTVTPAAATVPATSVAITAPTETPPCPPPGSSHLLAFSADGAVLAYGYQESTRSRLYLLDMAAARAGTVGALRLVADDGWAFSWDVAEDRLVYAGTSGRTLNLLNANGEAAGEIDIGWQHAFPAWSPTGDQVALIHTDRRRDEAGLAASGLMLLTPDGDSDPLMRFSLRQLATLRGDAAGTARDIFNSGPAWSPDGRDLAVVAADGLYWLAAAGGDPVRLTGEDICAQQPAWSPSGQRIAFLSAPLNAGIDAGWGLQTTQPDGSGQVTLVSNQTLHLRQFAWSPDGAHIAFIAAAAPAEAALYLIKVDGDSLTALSAPVTGAAVAAAWLPDGSAIAVLVGNTLGLIDLGSAGWSRLGTLPQP, encoded by the coding sequence ATGAACCAACTCCTCCATGCCCCACATTCGCGCCCCCAACGCCACGCGCGGCTGGGCTGGCTGGCGCTCTGCCTGCTCCTCTGCGCCGTCGCCTGCCAGGGCGCGGCAACCACCCCTACGGTCACTCCCGCGGCGGCCACCGTGCCGGCAACGTCCGTGGCCATCACCGCCCCCACCGAAACACCGCCCTGCCCTCCGCCCGGCTCGTCCCATCTGCTCGCTTTTTCCGCCGATGGCGCGGTGCTCGCCTACGGCTATCAGGAATCGACGCGCAGCCGACTTTATCTGTTGGACATGGCCGCGGCGCGCGCGGGGACGGTGGGGGCGCTGCGATTGGTGGCGGATGATGGCTGGGCATTTTCCTGGGATGTGGCGGAGGATCGGTTGGTATATGCCGGCACGTCCGGGCGCACCCTCAACCTCCTCAACGCCAATGGGGAAGCAGCGGGCGAAATCGACATCGGCTGGCAGCACGCCTTCCCCGCCTGGTCCCCCACCGGCGACCAGGTCGCCCTCATCCACACCGACCGCCGCCGCGACGAAGCCGGACTGGCCGCCTCCGGCCTGATGCTGCTCACGCCAGACGGCGACAGCGACCCACTCATGCGCTTCAGCCTGCGCCAATTGGCCACGCTGCGTGGGGATGCCGCCGGCACTGCCCGCGACATCTTCAACAGTGGCCCCGCCTGGTCGCCCGATGGCCGGGACCTGGCCGTCGTTGCCGCCGATGGGCTGTATTGGCTGGCGGCGGCGGGGGGCGATCCCGTCCGCCTCACGGGTGAGGACATTTGCGCGCAGCAGCCGGCCTGGTCCCCCAGCGGCCAGCGTATCGCCTTTCTGTCTGCGCCACTGAATGCCGGCATCGACGCGGGCTGGGGATTGCAGACGACGCAGCCGGACGGCAGCGGGCAAGTCACGCTCGTCTCCAACCAGACTCTACATCTGCGGCAGTTCGCCTGGTCGCCCGATGGCGCGCACATCGCCTTCATCGCCGCCGCCGCCCCCGCCGAAGCCGCGCTGTACCTGATCAAGGTGGACGGCGACAGTTTAACAGCGCTGAGTGCGCCGGTGACGGGCGCGGCTGTGGCGGCGGCCTGGCTGCCGGATGGCTCGGCTATCGCCGTGCTGGTGGGGAATACGTTGGGGCTGATTGATCTGGGGAGCGCCGGTTGGTCCCGCCTGGGGACACTGCCGCAGCCGTAA
- a CDS encoding shikimate kinase, translated as MPADIILIGPVRTGKSTLSRLLAEKLGVPNISLDELRWRYYAEIGYDEALARHIRQTGGFVALVFYWKLFDAHAVERVLSEHQNCIFNFGAGHTVNENSELFARVQRALTDYDHVILILPSPDAQRSIEILNERTQDLVGSFGQGFDWNTYFVQHPANRKLAKFVVYTEGKSPEETRDEILDLVYGADKAIP; from the coding sequence ATGCCGGCAGACATCATCTTAATCGGACCCGTCAGAACCGGTAAATCCACGCTAAGCCGCCTTTTGGCCGAGAAGCTAGGGGTGCCCAATATCTCCCTGGATGAACTTCGCTGGCGTTACTATGCGGAGATTGGCTACGATGAGGCACTGGCGCGTCACATTCGTCAGACGGGTGGCTTTGTCGCCCTCGTCTTCTATTGGAAGCTGTTTGATGCCCATGCCGTGGAGCGCGTCCTCAGTGAGCATCAAAACTGCATCTTCAATTTTGGGGCGGGACATACCGTCAACGAGAACAGCGAGCTTTTTGCGCGGGTGCAGCGGGCGCTGACCGATTATGACCACGTCATTCTTATCTTGCCCTCGCCGGACGCGCAGCGGTCGATTGAGATTCTGAACGAACGTACCCAGGACCTGGTGGGATCATTCGGGCAAGGCTTTGATTGGAATACGTACTTCGTGCAGCATCCCGCGAATCGGAAACTGGCGAAATTTGTGGTCTATACGGAGGGCAAGTCGCCAGAGGAGACCCGAGACGAAATTCTGGACCTCGTGTACGGCGCGGACAAGGCGATTCCCTGA
- a CDS encoding alpha/beta fold hydrolase, which translates to MKKKLRGVKRQDIQLDFDLYRVKVPIPGVAGAYLSVLDLWPEGATRTIMFVHGFAGVLESWEFQINYFARGYRVIAPDLRGHGQSDAPYTAYTMSEMVADLEAIATHLELPSFVLAAHSFGGSIAVEYANAHPERLEKLILIATAGEYPLPKAANLLFRIPAAFFRPWWPYRPRWDAEIHVLKRMMGNNMRHWQGWSLLRNITTPTLIITGERDNYFPRYVFDDVGKTVPHAEIYDIGSAKHKVQLERHSAVNRVIERFLGDEKQKSWRDLSPAAAASNRVWLKSYSKETPPTIPIPRHPLTSFLESAAGWLPRRVALSFYGTKLTYQQLNESVNQFAHVLHGMGVRPGDRVMVVLPNMPQMVVAYYAILRIGGVVVLPNPDADAARIVRLVGETGAKIFITLNSFSRMAQAVRAQSQVEYVIFADIRQVVSGFVYRKLMDRWGIAGSEEQDYELSQSIGQRMSELMRDAPISPPEVVVKSGDMATIIFTSGTVDEPKGVCLSHANLVANTLQTRHWVPGLQYGQETSLSVIPLLHSYGMTNAMNLPIALGATIVLLPVFDLEQVLEHIKTHKPTIFPGVPSMYTALNQAPNVREYGLSSIRACISGAAPLPVEVQEAFEKLTRGRLVEGYGLTEASPVTHANPLYGVRKAGSIGVPLPNTDAKVVDLMTGADMPAGSIGELVVKGPQVMMGYWNSQTQSPLPPDHPASGLKEGWLDTGDVAVQDADGYFQIISRKKDTIVFGDYSVYPRDVEEVLYENNKVMEVAVVGVGTTDGGQKVKAFVVPRPGSNLTAEELLELCRHRLEPYAVPWEIEFRQELPKSFIGKVLRRMLVQEMNEDGGRRESGN; encoded by the coding sequence ATGAAAAAGAAACTTCGCGGCGTCAAACGGCAAGACATCCAGCTTGATTTTGACCTCTATCGCGTCAAAGTGCCCATCCCCGGCGTCGCCGGCGCTTACCTCAGCGTCCTGGACCTGTGGCCGGAGGGCGCCACGCGCACCATCATGTTTGTGCACGGCTTCGCCGGCGTGCTGGAGTCGTGGGAGTTCCAGATCAACTACTTCGCCCGCGGCTATCGCGTCATCGCGCCCGATTTGCGCGGCCACGGACAGAGCGACGCCCCCTACACGGCGTACACCATGTCCGAAATGGTCGCCGACCTGGAAGCCATCGCCACGCACCTGGAGTTGCCCTCGTTTGTCCTGGCGGCCCATTCCTTTGGTGGATCCATTGCCGTCGAATACGCCAACGCCCACCCGGAGCGGTTGGAAAAGCTAATCCTCATCGCCACCGCCGGCGAATACCCGCTGCCCAAAGCCGCCAACCTCCTCTTTCGCATCCCCGCCGCCTTTTTTCGCCCCTGGTGGCCCTATCGCCCCCGCTGGGACGCGGAAATCCACGTACTCAAGCGCATGATGGGCAACAACATGCGCCACTGGCAGGGGTGGTCGCTGCTGCGCAACATCACCACGCCCACGTTGATCATCACCGGGGAGCGGGACAATTATTTTCCCCGCTACGTGTTTGATGACGTGGGCAAAACGGTTCCGCACGCGGAGATTTACGACATCGGCTCCGCCAAGCACAAAGTGCAGTTGGAGCGGCACAGCGCCGTCAATCGCGTGATTGAACGCTTTCTGGGTGACGAAAAGCAGAAATCGTGGCGCGATCTGTCGCCCGCCGCCGCGGCTTCCAACCGCGTCTGGTTGAAGAGTTACAGCAAGGAGACGCCGCCGACCATTCCTATCCCCCGCCATCCCTTGACCAGCTTCCTGGAAAGCGCGGCGGGCTGGTTGCCGCGGCGGGTGGCCCTTTCGTTTTATGGCACAAAACTGACCTATCAGCAGCTAAACGAAAGCGTCAACCAGTTTGCCCACGTCTTGCACGGCATGGGCGTGCGTCCGGGGGACCGGGTGATGGTGGTGCTGCCCAATATGCCGCAAATGGTGGTGGCCTACTACGCCATCTTGCGCATCGGCGGCGTGGTGGTGTTGCCCAATCCGGACGCGGACGCGGCGCGCATTGTGCGGCTGGTGGGGGAGACGGGGGCGAAAATCTTCATCACGCTGAACAGTTTTAGCCGCATGGCGCAGGCCGTGCGGGCGCAGTCACAGGTGGAATACGTCATTTTCGCGGATATTCGCCAGGTGGTGTCCGGCTTTGTGTATCGCAAGCTGATGGATCGGTGGGGAATTGCCGGCAGCGAAGAGCAGGATTACGAGTTATCACAGAGTATCGGGCAGCGCATGTCGGAACTGATGCGTGACGCGCCCATTAGCCCGCCGGAGGTCGTCGTGAAGAGCGGGGACATGGCGACGATTATCTTCACCAGCGGCACGGTGGACGAGCCAAAGGGCGTTTGCCTCTCGCACGCCAATCTGGTTGCCAACACGCTGCAAACGCGCCATTGGGTTCCGGGGCTGCAATATGGCCAGGAGACGTCCCTCTCCGTGATTCCGCTGCTGCACAGCTATGGCATGACCAATGCCATGAACCTGCCGATTGCGCTGGGGGCGACGATTGTGCTGTTGCCCGTGTTTGATCTGGAGCAGGTGCTGGAGCATATCAAGACGCACAAGCCAACCATCTTCCCCGGCGTGCCCTCGATGTATACGGCGCTGAATCAGGCCCCAAATGTGCGCGAGTATGGCCTTTCCTCAATTCGGGCGTGTATCAGTGGCGCGGCGCCATTGCCGGTGGAGGTGCAGGAGGCATTTGAGAAGCTGACGCGGGGGCGGCTGGTGGAAGGGTATGGGCTGACGGAGGCGTCCCCGGTGACGCACGCGAATCCGCTGTATGGGGTGCGGAAGGCGGGTTCGATTGGCGTGCCGCTGCCGAATACGGATGCGAAGGTGGTGGATTTGATGACGGGGGCGGATATGCCGGCAGGCAGCATCGGCGAACTCGTGGTCAAAGGACCGCAGGTCATGATGGGCTACTGGAACTCCCAGACCCAATCCCCCCTGCCGCCGGACCATCCCGCTTCCGGTTTGAAGGAGGGATGGCTGGATACGGGGGATGTGGCCGTGCAGGACGCCGACGGCTATTTTCAGATCATCAGTCGCAAGAAAGACACCATCGTTTTTGGCGACTACAGCGTTTACCCGCGCGACGTGGAAGAGGTGCTTTACGAAAACAACAAAGTGATGGAAGTGGCCGTCGTGGGCGTGGGCACGACGGATGGCGGGCAGAAGGTGAAGGCGTTTGTCGTGCCGCGTCCCGGTAGTAACTTGACGGCGGAAGAGTTGTTGGAATTGTGCCGGCATCGGCTGGAACCTTACGCCGTGCCCTGGGAGATTGAATTCCGCCAGGAACTGCCCAAATCGTTCATCGGCAAAGTGCTGCGGCGCATGTTGGTGCAGGAAATGAACGAGGACGGCGGACGCCGCGAATCGGGCAACTGA
- a CDS encoding DUF4129 domain-containing protein, which yields MTDLTPIAPGNEPPPMYHVGNSATYRVLQPLLLAAMVTAFLTGIVSLIRQGDPEGPWGPLGWFLFLVALQSALTTLWLHHPDRRQVARTQYRVAEIIVLILVARLLTWFVAGGLPRAALWRDYLINPFLLLDGPFFVYALLAFIAWERSLSLSAIFGQLALGIDEAAYYRQPAAVRGADHYNPFNFERQELVNQFLRAWLGMGVFLGICAAFTTFELSELARTFRGLTRLGLSSEMLLALVSYFLIGLWLLSQARLSAVYARWVATGVTTQPAVWQRWHRLSLWLLLAIAGIAAFLPIGSTIGLARILQAVVGVLFLLVGAIFTFFISLFSLLLSPFLGAQAAAEDVPTPAPPQAPSIFQDTILPASETTSMVMGALFLIVLVVVAAVALYFFLRERGVGVKMPAFSLFWNRLITWWRAFWQGVGGQVGEIRRRVTAQMRPPEIELEAPKPPWNFVRLSNLSPREQIRFFYLAAVRRARERGVARAESETPLEFAQDLRENWPEAEAEVGTLTEAFLEARYSRHVLAEEDAGIVKQTWRQVRSRLRQRPKGE from the coding sequence ATGACCGATTTAACGCCCATCGCTCCCGGAAACGAACCGCCGCCGATGTACCACGTGGGCAATTCCGCCACCTACCGCGTGCTGCAGCCGTTGTTGTTGGCGGCAATGGTCACGGCTTTCCTTACGGGCATCGTCAGCCTGATCCGGCAGGGAGACCCAGAAGGTCCCTGGGGACCGTTGGGTTGGTTTTTGTTCCTGGTGGCGCTGCAATCGGCGCTGACCACGCTGTGGCTACACCATCCAGACAGGCGACAGGTGGCGCGCACACAGTACCGCGTCGCGGAGATCATCGTGCTTATTCTGGTGGCGCGGTTGTTGACCTGGTTTGTGGCCGGTGGGCTGCCCCGCGCCGCGCTGTGGCGGGACTATCTGATAAATCCGTTTCTGTTGTTGGATGGCCCGTTTTTTGTGTACGCGCTGCTGGCGTTTATTGCCTGGGAGCGCAGCCTCAGCCTGAGCGCGATTTTCGGCCAGTTGGCCCTGGGCATCGACGAGGCGGCGTATTACCGCCAGCCGGCGGCGGTGCGCGGCGCGGATCATTACAACCCATTCAATTTTGAGCGGCAGGAACTGGTGAACCAGTTTTTGCGGGCCTGGTTGGGGATGGGCGTTTTCCTGGGGATTTGCGCGGCATTTACCACGTTTGAGTTGAGCGAGTTGGCGCGTACGTTTCGCGGGCTGACGCGGCTGGGGTTGTCGTCGGAGATGCTGCTGGCGCTGGTGAGTTACTTCTTGATTGGGCTTTGGTTGTTGAGCCAGGCGCGGTTGTCGGCGGTATATGCGCGCTGGGTGGCGACGGGGGTGACGACGCAGCCGGCGGTGTGGCAGCGGTGGCATCGGTTGAGTTTGTGGCTGCTGTTGGCGATTGCCGGCATTGCTGCTTTCCTCCCCATTGGTTCTACCATTGGCCTGGCGCGTATTTTGCAGGCCGTCGTGGGCGTCCTCTTCCTCCTCGTTGGCGCGATCTTCACCTTTTTCATCTCCCTGTTTTCGCTGCTGCTGTCCCCTTTCTTGGGTGCGCAGGCGGCGGCGGAGGATGTGCCCACTCCGGCCCCGCCACAAGCGCCGTCCATTTTTCAGGATACGATTTTGCCGGCAAGCGAAACCACAAGCATGGTGATGGGGGCGCTGTTCTTGATTGTGTTGGTGGTGGTGGCGGCGGTGGCGCTGTATTTCTTTTTGCGCGAGCGAGGGGTGGGGGTGAAAATGCCGGCATTTTCCCTCTTCTGGAACCGGCTCATAACGTGGTGGCGCGCCTTTTGGCAAGGGGTGGGCGGCCAGGTCGGCGAAATCCGCCGCCGCGTCACCGCGCAAATGCGCCCCCCGGAAATCGAACTGGAGGCCCCCAAACCGCCGTGGAATTTCGTCCGCCTCAGCAACCTCTCCCCCCGCGAACAAATCCGGTTCTTTTATCTGGCGGCGGTGCGACGGGCGCGGGAGCGGGGCGTGGCGCGGGCGGAGTCGGAAACGCCGCTGGAGTTCGCGCAAGATTTGCGGGAGAATTGGCCGGAGGCGGAGGCGGAGGTGGGGACGCTGACGGAGGCGTTTCTGGAGGCGCGGTATAGTCGGCATGTGTTGGCGGAGGAAGATGCCGGCATCGTCAAACAAACGTGGCGGCAGGTGCGTAGCCGTTTGCGCCAGCGGCCAAAGGGAGAATAG
- a CDS encoding ferritin-like domain-containing protein, with the protein MDKQTMIAHLNEDLAGELSAIIQYITYAAKATGPFRPQLAQFFLAEVADEQLHAQFLANKIVALGGEPTTMPRPVPAAGNNREMLQAILAAEKQASKDYTRRATEAEAFGDKGLMVQLEDMVRDESGHAEETERMLRDWPL; encoded by the coding sequence ATGGACAAACAAACGATGATCGCCCACTTGAACGAAGACCTGGCGGGTGAACTGAGCGCCATTATTCAGTACATCACCTACGCCGCGAAGGCCACCGGACCATTCCGCCCGCAGTTGGCGCAGTTCTTCCTTGCCGAAGTCGCCGACGAACAGCTTCACGCGCAGTTTTTGGCGAACAAGATCGTCGCGCTTGGGGGCGAACCGACAACAATGCCCCGCCCCGTGCCGGCAGCCGGCAACAACCGCGAGATGCTGCAAGCCATTTTGGCCGCGGAAAAGCAGGCGAGCAAAGATTACACGCGGCGGGCCACGGAAGCGGAAGCATTCGGCGACAAAGGGCTGATGGTGCAGCTTGAGGACATGGTGCGTGACGAGAGCGGTCACGCCGAGGAGACGGAGCGCATGTTGCGCGACTGGCCGTTGTAG
- a CDS encoding TetR/AcrR family transcriptional regulator gives MSLNSESMDPRARRTRRLLTQAFVELLEEKTPQAITVRDITQRANVNRATFYAHFADKYALYEYVFRDWFQAVLRARLPQPAPFNQETLHQLILAVFDFLAQLYKHTCRGGIYPPHQPRIETLVQQQVYETVFAWLAPVVRANGGTSPEVAATAISWAIIGVGLQFGRDASAEQAEHVATQALYQIAQGVPVLQFEARSSIKETWRQS, from the coding sequence ATGTCGCTAAATTCAGAGAGCATGGACCCACGCGCGCGGCGCACGCGCCGGCTTCTAACCCAGGCGTTTGTTGAACTACTCGAAGAGAAAACGCCCCAAGCCATCACGGTGCGCGACATCACGCAGCGAGCCAATGTCAACCGCGCCACTTTTTACGCCCACTTTGCGGACAAATACGCGCTTTATGAATACGTGTTCCGCGACTGGTTTCAAGCTGTGTTGCGGGCGCGTCTGCCACAGCCGGCTCCCTTTAATCAGGAAACCTTGCACCAGTTAATCCTGGCCGTTTTTGACTTTCTCGCGCAGCTTTACAAGCACACCTGTCGCGGCGGCATCTATCCGCCGCATCAACCTCGCATTGAAACACTGGTGCAGCAGCAGGTGTATGAGACCGTGTTTGCGTGGCTCGCGCCTGTCGTCCGCGCCAATGGGGGCACATCGCCGGAGGTCGCGGCGACGGCCATCAGTTGGGCCATCATTGGCGTGGGTCTGCAATTTGGGCGCGATGCCTCCGCCGAACAGGCGGAACACGTTGCGACGCAGGCGCTGTACCAGATTGCGCAGGGCGTGCCTGTATTGCAATTCGAGGCGCGATCCTCCATCAAAGAGACCTGGCGGCAATCATAG
- a CDS encoding DoxX family protein, giving the protein MNTALWIVQGMLAVAFLMAGGMKATQPIEKIRERLPFAEDFAERTVRVIGILEVLAAVGLILPPITKILPILTPLAGVGLVLTMIGAIITHVRRGEYSAIVANVVLLLLAAFVAYGRFVIAPF; this is encoded by the coding sequence ATGAATACAGCTTTATGGATCGTACAAGGCATGTTGGCCGTGGCCTTCCTGATGGCCGGCGGGATGAAGGCCACGCAGCCCATTGAGAAGATACGGGAGCGGCTGCCATTTGCCGAGGATTTCGCCGAGCGCACAGTTCGCGTCATTGGCATCCTGGAAGTGCTGGCGGCGGTAGGGTTGATTTTGCCCCCGATCACGAAAATCCTGCCCATTTTGACGCCATTAGCGGGGGTGGGGCTTGTTCTGACCATGATTGGGGCCATCATCACGCACGTTCGTCGCGGCGAATATTCCGCTATCGTCGCAAATGTGGTGCTGTTGTTGCTGGCGGCGTTCGTGGCTTATGGTCGCTTTGTGATTGCGCCGTTCTGA